AAAAATGCAGCTTGCTGCACGCCATGCAGATCGCGAAACCTTCAACAATTTTGTTCAGGAATACGGTGCAATTTGACGAAATTGTTGTAAAATTGTCTGAATCtacagttttttttgataaggcAATGATTTTCTGAGATATTCTGAAATTACCTCAAAAAACAAGTTGAACGCGTATTTTGGGAGGGTCGCACCCCCCTTAGGAGGTGATATGATCCTTCAGATGTGATGTGCACGTTACGAcctacaatttaaaaaaatatatcgcaGAAGCAATTTAAATTGAGGTTCCTATCCCTTTTTACTGGcctataataataatacgttAAATCATTGGCTCCAAAACTTTTTTGCAACATGAAGGAGGAGGAGAAGAAATCGCTGCTACAGTCAGATGgataaaacacaatttttgtgGAAAATGCCCTGAAAACTATTTATCTAAAAGCAATACAATAcaattccaacgcttctctaacttctcgatgctgtgcttgtagaaggatttgttttttgcctcaaaataggctccATTTTCAagaattgcttcttcatttgagctaaatttcttaccggccagcatttttttaagattagcgaatagccagtagttaCTGCGGGCCAGATCTGAGTGAATGAGGAAGAAATTCGaagattaattcaatttaaccatcgttgtcatctacttgtgaatcggtgcattttCTTGGTTAAAcagtgatttttttcttttgtatatgaGGCcgtttgtttttgatttttgtattcaaacgatccaataactctatgtagtattcgctattgattgtctcccCCTATTGGAGATCGTcgatgaaaaatattctatgcacatcccaaaatattgaagcctTAACCATCCCAGTtaactgttgtgcctttggacgcttcggacgtggttaaCCAGCTGCAGTCCACTCACAAGATTATAGTTTTGATACcgaagtgaagtgatggatccatctTTACAAATCGaggcaaaaaatctgattttattacGCCAAACACTGTTCTGAATCATTCATCAATACGTTGTTGTTTTTAACCGACTGtgcgcaaacgcggcacccactggGAAAAAGCTTTCTCACACTGCCTTATTATATCTGATGctatttcaatttacaattagATATAACCAGTTCGTGGactttttttatgaattctggagtaatcacctcaattggacgaccagaagaacaagaagaacaccAGCATCGGTGTTAATTTTGGACTAAGGTATCGAATTTCAGAAAGTACTAGAGGCGGCAAAAGATGAATAGTTTACAGGTAAATCTGCCTCTGGAAAGCGGTTATTAGCTTCTTTGTTGATGTCTGTTACTGTATTTacatttctttaatttaatAAACCTCAACTTTTAATGCTGACAACTAAAGAACACAAAACAAAACTAGAGTgacaatcaaaataattacgTAGATATTAATAGTAATTTTATGACAGATTTGTCAATAGTAATTTTATGTACACGCCGTTTTTTGTGTAAGAGTAACATGtgcttcttttttttaacattaatttatgtagaaataCCACGTCGGGTTACAGAAACAGATTGCGATGATTCTAGTTTTAATTACATTGTCGAGTTAAAGGGATTTAACAAGATATGCTTTGGAGCTGGTACCTTCAGAGATACTGGATGTATAGGTAAAGGATTGTCTCcgcaacagaaaaaaataacaccggaattaaatatgaaaacagCACCCGGTTGCtacaatatagaaaatataacatCATCTATGTATAAAACATTGAACAAAGTAAGGAGTATATTAGGAGTACCGCCTTTGGCTAGTCGGGTAAAGAGATTTAAAACTGGCAAAGCCTCCAAATTTGCTCCGGACGCAGGTAAATATTCACCAAATATTTTATGGCCTGTTCCGGAAAAACATGCTAAGCCTTTCGGTGTTGGTTCGAAGGTACGGGTATTCAAGACGCCTAATACACCCAGTCCGGCTGATTACAATCTTCAAAATGTTCGGTTATGCAGGCAACAAAATTTCCAGTATAATTTCGGTCGACCGAAAAGAGTGCCTTGCGTCGAAACCGTTTGCATTGAAGATCCCTCAGATTATTGTCATTTATGCGGTAAGCAGTGTAAAGGGGAATATTGGCATAAGAACTACGATAAGTTCATGTGTCAAGTTTGCGCCGGCATAGAAAACGCGACCGGAGAATTCTATAATCGTAATCAATTgaagcaatttaaaaaaattagaaattgttCTTTTATGCACGAACATAATAAAACAACGGCGGCCGTAAGGATATTATCCCCGGAGAAGATTAAGAAGAAACTTGATATCGAGAATTatctaaatttgtatattaGGTGCTTCTAATGGAATAGTCgtatattacattatattttaccattttttctAGCTTTATACGTgtatgaaatatatgaattaaaatattataatcaatttataatgtAGTATCTTTGTATAAATAACTGATTACAAAAATTGTAAGAATTGCgcacaattattaaaaatagcttTAATGTAACtcaaaatagtatattacgtaaCGAAAGTTGTGAGTAACCCTTTACGcacgaagtgaaaaatttcGTGTGCGTAATGGGCTTACCACTCgtgtaacgtactatactttttctacgtcCATTCATGCATGCTACTTAACAAAACGTGTCCTATGTTTAAAGAAActgcataatgtgctgcctacatttaggggcatcactctttcaatcctaaatataACTAgctaatgctaaaagtttttatgtttttcaattgactaaatttgtgtaaatagatcaaataaagtcttacgtaaataaaaatttgattgtaatttaattaaaccaagaagtttaagttttcttctcaaaacgcacgtGTACGTTAAGAGATCTCATTACgtgcatgttattgttaaatgtcatttacaaggaatgttgacagtgcgatttttgacaTTTACAAGACATGAGCgtagaaaatgaataataaggGATATGATAAAGGATGAATATATTAATTACGAAGAATAAGAATAACAGAGTTGGTTTAGAACTGAAAGATATTCTACAGAAAATTTGTTCTCTTTGAAGCATTTGATGGAGAAAAAAGCAGAAACAAAAAGACCACTACACTTCATGTTTATAGGTTTACGAAAGGCTTACGATAACATACCAATATCAATATTATGGGAAGCTCTTGATAATACCAACATCAATCATACGCTCAgaacttatataaaaatttgcagTAAAAATCAACAAAGGCTTGAGACATGAGTGCTGCATCTCCCcaatacatttcaaaatatacggTTCAAAAGTTCTAGCAAAATCAAGATGAAACTTGATACTCTTAGGACTTAGTTAATTCTGGAAATCTTAACAACTTGGTTGTGAGCAATTGTCCTCAAGTGATACCTTGTTTAAGatctataatttattcaaactattcTTTAAAACTAAAACgtgatttttttgctgtttttggCAGATCATgcgtgaatcgtgtcttgtTTCATTATCAAACTTGAGTGCATCGCgcacttcttccaatttatgggcAGTTTGATCGGGCTACTGAGGGAACTATTCGGAAGCTTGTGACTAAATTTTGAACCCAGTTCACACTATTGGATATTAAACCACTAACACGCAAACGTACAGTGAGAACCGAACGAAATATTGCGGCTGCATCCGTCAGTGTAACTGATGATCGCCGTTCGCAGCAATTGGGCCTCTGTTACTGCACTACTTGGAAAATTTTGCGGAAGAAATTGGGTGTAAAACCTTATAAGATACGGCTGGAGCAAGAATTGTAGCCACACGATCTCCCACAACGTCCAATATTTGGTGAATGTGCACTGGCAAAGTTGGAAGAAGACCCACTTGTCACTGTTTGATGTAGATTATGGGCCGGTAGCATCATCGGGTTGTACTTCTTCAAAAGCGTCGATGGCCGAAACGTTACAGTGAATGGTGAGCGCTACCGTGTGATGAGTGACgattttttttgtccaaaatggaagaattggacatAACTggcatgtggtttcaacaaaaCGGTCTCATATACCTCGCGGCACTCAAAACAATGGCCAAATTGCGAGCCGCCTTCGGTGAACAATTCATCTCACGTTTGGGGCCCGTCAATTGGCCTCCTAACtcgtgtgatttaacgcctttggactatttGTTGTGGGGCCATGTTAAGGCTAATGACTACATGGATCAACCAGCATCGATTGACGTACTGGAAGCCATTATTGACGCATTTATCcgtgaaataccggccgatatgttggagagaATGTGTCAGAATTAGATCTTGCGCATGGACTATCTAAAGTGGAGCCGCggccaacatttgcatgaaatcatcttcaaatattaaattttactgATCGTTATatcgatttcaataaaattatcaaattttttgtcttgtttttattcaaaatcaaatcctataCCTCTTAAAAATCACTGGTTACTAGTAAGATAATCGTTTGCACGGCCCCTGTGGAGAATTATCAGTATGCGCCCTTTTTCTGTTGGTGAATTCAACCTAtggataaattatttgaaaaagtctGTCTTCGACTTGTTTCAGTTTCGTCAaaacggcaaacggaaagtcaagtttatgaatcggccataataaatcatgatttaataataaaaaagaagtcAAAATGACAAAATGATGACATGAATGAATGCATTTTGACAGTTTtagtctaaaatattttttccatttgaaattatcacaaatttcCATAAATTCAGGATTTTGTTACTGCTCTTACCTAAATTTACTACAATGAATTTCATCTTTTTATATCTGATATATTACCAACCCCCAGAATTATGCTCGGAATTAGACTGCGACAATTCAAGATTTTCCTACGTAGTGGAGcttaaaacatttcaaaaagtttgtTTCAATAGTATTATGCCTAGGAGAACAGGATGTATCGGTAAAGGATTATCCCCACATCAGAAAAGGGTGACACctgaaaataatccaaaaacgGGACCTGGTTCTTACAGTCCTGAACTTGTGACGTCGTCTATGtacaaagttttaaataaagttaGGAGCATTTACGGAGTCCCGCCGCTAGGAACCAAAACCCAAAGATTCAAATATCGTAAACGCGATTCTGTTAAAGTTCCAAGTCGATATCAGTGGACGATACCAGAAGAGAGGGTTTTTAGAAGCATGGCAAAACCTTTTGGTATTGGTTCAGCAATAAGACAGTTAATGTTACCAAATATTCCCGGACCAGCTGATTATAATTTACAACGTATTTACGTATGTAGAAGACCAAAGTATCAATACAATTTCGGTAAACCTTCAATGGTATCAGCAGTTGAAACGATTTGTGTGCCGGATCCTACACATCATTGCCATCTGTGCGGTAGGTTTTGCGAAGGCGAATATTGGCATAAAGATTACGGTTTATTtatatgtcaaatttgttttgatatagaAAAAGCAACGAAAGAATATTATGATCcgcattttttgaaacaattcaaaaaattaagaaattgttCTTTCATGCACCAGCATAATAAGACGAAAGCAAAACTAAGAATCTTACCacaaaacaaaatcatcaaGAAATTCGCCATCGAGAATTATCTAGATAATTATATCGATACCTGTcttaattttagtaaaatttgacctattttatcaaatatattttgtttaataaacacTTGGTATAAACTATTCCATCAGATTGATtccaaattgtttcaaattctgCCAGTATCTTCAAAAGTACTTGAAAAACACCATtgctgtatatatttttttgtgtttaatatGTATAACACAATTGCGTGACCGAGTGCACTCAACTGAATAGAGAATATGTAGTCACCCTCTTCTACCAAGTATAAGAGCACTCAATACTTGAAATACATTTACCAGAGGCGTACCACTCAAATTACATACAATTCAAAATCTTATCTTATTTTGGTGAATTAAACCTGAACAAAAACGTTTCATAAGCATccccattttttaaataaacgatCTATGTAACTCAACAATACGTTCTACTATAGGCTTCTATTCAATCACTTTCTAGTTTTACGAAGTTGTTAAAAAAAAGCGAATTATAATACACCTTTAGATCTAGCCTTCTTCTTCTTTGCGTTCTGTATCAAATCCCCTTGACGTTGGCGATCAGCATGGCAAAactctatcttgagctagtctaaataactgtcctgTTTCTATTATCTCAgtccattctctaatattcttcaaccaagaggcttgtttcctCTACGACCTTCATCTTTACCCATCATAATCAACCGAAGGATATTAAACCGACTACCACGCattatgtgtcccaaataagctATTAAGGTCTGTTAAGGACTGCTTCGTTTTTTTGTATAGTTGTCCACGGTATCTTGTGcaaccaagatatttgaaactggACACTCTTTGAATCGTTTACCTGTAGCTGTATGCCATGGTACGGCAAGCGGCTAAAtaccatatattttgttccaaaacAGTTAATGTTTAGACCCATCTCTCTTCCCACTCTGTCAATGGTGTTTAAAAGGCATTGCAGTACATTCAAATCAGTACACACAGTACAACTGTATCGTATGCTAGGATTATCAAAGGTTTCTAATGCAAAATTGACTTTAATACTGTGATCTTATTCTATTCCACGTAAAAATAGATGAAGAATCAATAATAGAAAAGATAAATATGGATAAATGGGGCTTGGCAAGGCTTTACAATCTCGCCGAAATTATTCATCTTAGGTCTTGTTCATTTCAGCAATTTACTAGAATAGTACCAATAAacacaatcaatattttatgtaacTGGTCAGTGAAAAGGCGTAGAACTGCTAGAACTGCGAGTTAGCCCAGTTAGTAGCGATTCAATCTTAGTTTGAGGAACAACTTAAGCGGtaggaaaagaaaaaagaaaagaggCCCCAGCCACATGGAGGTAGACAAGCCAAAACATTGGTAACCCAAATCCTCTAGAATGGGTGTCGGaaatatagttaaataaaaagAGGATTACAGGCGCGTAGAAATCACTTGGTACAAATACAAAACCAACAAAGTAGCTGAGCCGACTGCTGGTTCTGTGCAGTAGAGAAAGAAACACTACAATACAAATCCTCTGAAATCGTCAAGAAGGAAAATATTGGGATTTGATCTAGTTGAAGCCAGGGATGCGTAGATGATTTTCTAGACCTTTCAATGGCTAGGACAAAGAAGCTATCCATACTATCTCCATTCTTAGTACTAGTATTATCCTAGTGTAACACCATGCTTGAAATCGATAATGCTAGTATCCCTTCTAGTCAAGTGAGGGATTGAGAAAAATTAAGAGAAACCCTTTCAAACTGACTGTTCTAAATGTTAAATAACACTTTACATTAGGTGACTTTTGCTGGGGTTGTTACATGAGTTTTAAAGGTGGAAAGTCTGATACCTCTTCAAGATTTGTAAGATCATTCTCTCTGACGTTTCCTTTGATGTGAGAATTCTCGAAACTTAGTAAATTCGTTTGCTTTTTCGACTTATGCAACAGCTCTATTATTTTTCAGATGGATAGATTGGATGATGCAGAGGTTGTTTTGCATATTcattctattcaatttttgaagcCAGAAAATATGGCCTTCAGAATATTACAGTTTGAAATTGAGAGAATAAATCccgaaaaaactttattagaaaTGAGCTATTTTACTGACATTACATTATTGTGTATTACTACATtggtgtctcataaataatgtcagTTTTCCTATGTGAAAATATCTACGACTCAATGCAAACATGTCGTAGTCTCTAATTCTATCAAGAACACAATTGATTAACATTCTATTAATCGTTCTATAGGCTAGTCTTCGTGTCGAGGATGGTAAAGAGGTaacacaataaacaaaaatatattcaaaatatttaaaactaaactgcGCGTGCTGAATCTCTAGGAGCAGCGTAGCTCCGCAGAGATCTAGGCGTTCGAGATCTGGTCGCTTCGCTGTCCCAAGAGTGCCTGACCTCTTGGATTTAAAACGCCTCGCCTAGGTTCGTGTAAATGTGTTGGTTTTTCCTGAAACGTGTATATCGGAGAGGATTGGTTAATAGCATGCTAGGACATGATAATTTGGAATTCCCTGGGTCAGGTATCGGCCAGTCAGAGGTGAGAGGATTATTGTTTTACTGAGGAAGTTGTTAGGTACAGGGCGTGGTCACCTGAACATTAGAAACCGACATTTTCatgagacaccctctatatattatttaacaaGCTGTAATGAATGTCATAACATAACGCAGATTGAATATTCAGCCACCTTCATTTTTGATTCGTAAATAATTCCAAGAATCCAAGAccctttttaatattttgagtacgaggtctggctattaaatagcGAGACAGCGCTTTTAAAGGGCGCCCTAGACGAGTAGtacgttgggtatctagatatcttgtctatgcacgtcccaaaacacgtttgaCTATTATGGTagttgtgcagtagcggtttgaaacgaacgtgcttttttctcgtgccgaaaatcATGTGTCACGAAAAACAGGAGccaaattgttgcaagaggcctatggggacaatttaCTATCTCtcgtaagcgctttagtgatggccgtgagagcactgaagatgaccaaactaacctaaccaaaaccAACCAAATTTGTGCCTGCAGATCGTCGATAGAGCATTCGGAtcattgccgaggctgtaaacgccgataaagaaactactagaaaaattttacaagaggaattacacatgtcaaaagtctgtgcgaagttggtacCAAAagatctgactcctgaccaaaagctcttgcgtcaacgggtctgctcagatttccttgaaaggttagaaaggtTAGGGAAAGATCtgagtcgatggaagtggtaaagcataaaacggcagagctcctaaaggcactgaccaaagaagacttccagcactgcttcgatcaatggtaaaaacgtatggaaaggtatGTGGCAGAGagagggaagtatattgaagggaattattcgaatgtagaataatttttataataaaacccttgttcgtaaccagtctcgttatttaatagccagacatCGTGTAGTAGTTAGTTATTGCAGCtaattttttgaagaagtaGATGAAACAAGTTATTGTAGATATGAAAACGtttacaaaatttacaaataaagaatattctCTTTagtaaaagaatatttaatacCGCGTGTGAAAATGCAACATGATGTATTAACTGCGATACTCTCGTCTCGACGTCGTTTGACACTTCCATAGTCGGCCATAGAATCGAATATCGCCCATTTTGCGAAAAACGCGACAGCGTGAACGGGGCTTTGTTGAGCTGTCAGACCCCGTCACTTTACGAAAGGATCAAAGCGTGCTTTGCATCTCAATGTTGCGTTCAGGCAAACAATATGACTGTGAATTTATTCGTAGGGGAATTAGAATTATACGTAAACTTTGGGTGATTTTTTTCATCGCCACTCTCTTGATTGCGTTTCTACAAAAGACGTGCCGGGCGGACCCTAATTGGACTTTACTGGATTTCGTGAGAATAATGCAAAGTCTATTTAGTTCCAGAGTATGTTGACAATATTTTCTAAAGATTATATTCATGTTTACTTCTACGCTATCGTGATGGATATGTTTGTgcaacaaaaacatttataattttatttacagtttGAATCACATCTAAATTCTTTGACTGTTAGACTTCGCTTAGTGTATAAGAATATGAATGCGTACATATGGAACTTGATTGAGCATTCTGTAGATAATGCCAAGTACTTCTTGTATCATTCTTTTTTAAATGCTTTATtacagaatatataaaatatttcaatttcaatatcaatCCGTTGAATGTATTCTTTCAATTCTATTTCATTCGTATCAGTATGAACAATTTTTCTATCTCAAAATGCAATCGACAAACCAGTCGTGTTGTCCAAACATGGTTTTTATACAAACCGAATAAGACCATATTTTAATGGTGGTATAGCGTGCCAAAGAAAACAGAATTCTCCATCAATCAATCATCTGACAATAAAGAAGCACTTTAAACgcatttgttttttgtttgaatcgTTTAGCTGCAGTACGAAGACCTTTTCACGTTCGTTTGACATTAGAATAATGTTAGTGGGTGTGTTGGAAATTAACTTATCAATCGATATTAATCTAACAGCTTTAAAGTGAAATGTGTATTCataaacaaaaagtgaaatcaTAGATTAGGTATTCAAGATAAGTATACAGTATACTGCATTTGTGAAGAATTATGAGAAAGTTTCTTAGTAGGAAAAGGTGATTCCATCACTAGTTTGTTTTcgaatatggcaacactgatgtgagtatgacaaatctgacattaccataataaagtttgacaaaTTTAATGACTTACTCAGGTCGTGTTGTGATACGAGTGGTGttcacagatacttgaaacattcaccTTGTTTaacaaatgaaattatagcGAACGTTTCGTTGTCATAATGTTTTACGAATATCGACGGGGAATAAACCAACATCAGTGGGCCGATCAACTCGGTTTtacttttggtgataaagcacAAATTTCAGCCATCGTGTATCGGTGGTATTCCGAATTCAATCGCACTtagctacaggatgaattttgtgaagaTCATTCaaatgctttattatcaaaaaattttcacgtTTATACGTTTACAGAATAAAAggcattttccagtaaatatgccccctcaaattattgcgaattgcgggaaaagatgatatcgatttgatttcaattggcaagtgattgtgcatttttttggcactgtaaaatattgagccttaactaattttgaaaggTGAAGTAGGCACGTAAagatcgtgctccgcgttcTTAGGTGGATAGTCGTGAAACGacttttctgaaattggagaagcgtgcttacgaattagacaAATAGATTCAAAGATGAACAGAAtctttaatcttttaaagaagtccctgtagtgagccctgctgtttagtccgagtaaatatctaacagctttcttttgtagtttgaaaattagctcaaattgagtcgcaccacacgtacaccagaagggaagggcatatcggagatgcgacccaataagggcataataaactgttaagaagatagataagttcagttctttggaaattgATCTCaacgcaaaacaggaggaacttaattttttagataaggcggcaatatgtatcCACAacaaggctgcaatgtatttttatatgaaaagaaCTTAGTTTTacaaacgttgagacagagaaggtTAGAATCGCACCATAACTTGAGgatgattaggtcactagatatagtCCTATGAACCTTGAGATCAGGgctgctccaagagaaactagtattgtctgcaaatagacatattttaccactgatatctatataggcgatgtcgtttataaacagaagaaacaaaatagggcctaatAATGAGCCTTGCGGCACTCCTCATTCTATTGGCTGGCAAGAAGACATtattgtatcaacccttacaagctcaCTTCTGTTgataaggtatgacttaaaccatgcgaatggtgttcccctgaaacggtagtactgcaatttgtcaattaaaatatcatggttaacacaatcgaaagccttagaaaaatcacaaaaagttgttgcagttgAGTAATGGCTGTTTAGGGTAAAGTAGACATTATTTAAGAGGGAGAATATAGTACCATTTGTGCAAATGATCGCCTGTTTTCttttggaataactggacatgtcgtcacaaagaatatttccaaaaaattagggaaaccaatggcagaagacgaatcatacACTACCAATACAATTCGAGGTCTCACACATTCTTATTCTTaaagatcaaaattaaattgGGAAGTTAACTTTtctctacacctgaagaagcggttaatGCGTtcaagtagcagccctcgtacaTTCTTGCTGAAAGTTCTGATTATTTAGGTGATAgccagaaaaaataaatgaaattttgtgcCAGGTCTTGTTCTAGAAATACAAAATTGTGAGAATGACAAATTTTGGCTTcctttttatagtttttttggaTCATTTATGAAACCGCTCGCCCAGTTGACCACTCATACTCCCCAAGGGTAAAATCAAATATGAGTGCAGGAACTGAATCTTCAATGACAGTCATTTTCATCCGCTTTTTTAATAAGTCAGCAACAACATCTTTATAATATTCAGTTTATTTCCCAAAGATTCTTTGGCAACCTGTTTGAAGCTTTTTCCGTTACAGATACGAAAGGATATTTGCAACTCTACGCATCTGCCGAGCAACAAATATT
The genomic region above belongs to Diorhabda carinulata isolate Delta chromosome 9, icDioCari1.1, whole genome shotgun sequence and contains:
- the LOC130898306 gene encoding uncharacterized protein LOC130898306, whose protein sequence is MCFFFLTLIYVEIPRRVTETDCDDSSFNYIVELKGFNKICFGAGTFRDTGCIGKGLSPQQKKITPELNMKTAPGCYNIENITSSMYKTLNKVRSILGVPPLASRVKRFKTGKASKFAPDAGKYSPNILWPVPEKHAKPFGVGSKVRVFKTPNTPSPADYNLQNVRLCRQQNFQYNFGRPKRVPCVETVCIEDPSDYCHLCGKQCKGEYWHKNYDKFMCQVCAGIENATGEFYNRNQLKQFKKIRNCSFMHEHNKTTAAVRILSPEKIKKKLDIENYLNLYIRCF
- the LOC130898305 gene encoding uncharacterized protein LOC130898305, with amino-acid sequence MNFIFLYLIYYQPPELCSELDCDNSRFSYVVELKTFQKVCFNSIMPRRTGCIGKGLSPHQKRVTPENNPKTGPGSYSPELVTSSMYKVLNKVRSIYGVPPLGTKTQRFKYRKRDSVKVPSRYQWTIPEERVFRSMAKPFGIGSAIRQLMLPNIPGPADYNLQRIYVCRRPKYQYNFGKPSMVSAVETICVPDPTHHCHLCGRFCEGEYWHKDYGLFICQICFDIEKATKEYYDPHFLKQFKKLRNCSFMHQHNKTKAKLRILPQNKIIKKFAIENYLDNYIDTCLNFSKI